The following proteins come from a genomic window of Neptunomonas concharum:
- a CDS encoding LysR family transcriptional regulator, translated as MKYSLRQLEVFLAVAHYDNITRAAESLAMSQSAASSALRDLEEQFDIRLFDRVGKRLQINELGRLVRPRVEALIAQARSLEQELNQHQTPGSLKLGATLTIGNYLAVELMASYMSEHPGRRVTLEVANTSAIVEKISNFELDIGLIEGEANHPNLIFTPWLEDELVVFCSPRHPLATKKQLSDQDLQNAGWILREQGSGTRQAFDWAMRGLLPRLNVLLELQHTEAIKRSVRAGLGISCLSRIALQESFQNGSLVELGIPGRNMHRQFYLVLHKQKYQSAGIRHWLSMCAKLEQNWH; from the coding sequence ATGAAGTATTCCCTACGTCAACTTGAAGTTTTTCTAGCGGTTGCTCACTACGACAATATTACCCGAGCAGCAGAAAGCCTTGCGATGTCTCAATCGGCCGCGAGTAGTGCATTACGTGATTTGGAGGAGCAATTTGATATCCGTTTATTTGATCGCGTTGGTAAACGGCTGCAAATCAATGAACTTGGGAGGTTGGTACGTCCGAGAGTTGAGGCATTGATCGCTCAAGCGCGAAGTCTAGAGCAGGAGCTCAATCAACACCAAACGCCTGGGAGTTTGAAATTAGGCGCAACACTGACGATTGGCAATTATCTGGCCGTAGAGCTGATGGCAAGCTATATGTCAGAACACCCAGGGAGAAGGGTGACGCTTGAAGTGGCAAACACCTCGGCTATTGTTGAAAAAATCAGCAACTTTGAATTGGATATTGGCTTGATCGAAGGAGAGGCCAACCACCCCAATCTGATATTTACCCCTTGGTTAGAGGATGAGTTGGTTGTGTTCTGCTCGCCTCGCCATCCTCTTGCAACAAAAAAACAGTTATCGGATCAGGATCTTCAAAATGCGGGGTGGATTTTACGTGAGCAAGGCTCTGGCACGCGGCAAGCCTTTGATTGGGCGATGCGTGGGTTGTTGCCTCGGTTAAATGTGCTTTTGGAGTTACAGCACACAGAGGCGATTAAGCGCTCTGTCCGGGCAGGTCTTGGAATTTCCTGTCTATCACGCATTGCCTTACAAGAATCTTTCCAAAATGGCTCTCTTGTGGAACTTGGTATCCCTGGTCGTAATATGCACCGCCAATTTTATTTGGTGCTCCATAAACAAAAGTACCAAAGTGCAGGCATACGCCATTGGCTGTCTATGTGTGCAAAACTTGAGCAAAATTGGCACTGA
- a CDS encoding ferredoxin--NADP reductase, whose amino-acid sequence MSTIGHEEVISVHHWNDTLFSFKTTRDPGFRFKNGHFTMIGLEHEGKPLMRAYSIASANYEDELEFFSIKVQDGPLTSKLQRIQVGDRILISKKPTGTLINDNLIPGKHLYLISTGTGLAPFMSIIKDPEIYEAYDKVILTHGVRYVSELAYADTIMHELPNNEYFGEMIKDKLLYYPTVTREPYRNNGRLTDLMRCGKLTQDLGLPSLSPEHDRFMICGSPAMLKDTCGLLNQMGFNEARHGDLGHYVIERAFVEK is encoded by the coding sequence ATGTCAACGATCGGTCACGAAGAAGTTATTAGCGTCCACCACTGGAACGACACGCTTTTCAGTTTTAAAACGACCCGTGATCCGGGATTCCGTTTTAAGAACGGCCACTTTACGATGATTGGGTTAGAGCACGAGGGAAAGCCTCTGATGCGCGCTTACAGTATCGCCAGTGCCAACTATGAAGACGAGCTGGAGTTTTTCAGTATCAAAGTACAAGATGGGCCATTGACGTCGAAACTACAGCGCATTCAAGTTGGCGACCGCATTCTTATCAGCAAGAAGCCGACAGGAACGTTGATCAATGACAACCTGATACCCGGTAAGCACTTATACCTTATCAGTACGGGCACAGGCTTAGCGCCCTTCATGAGCATTATCAAGGATCCAGAGATCTACGAAGCGTATGACAAAGTCATTTTAACCCACGGTGTACGTTATGTTTCGGAGCTCGCTTACGCTGATACCATCATGCATGAGCTCCCAAATAACGAGTACTTTGGGGAGATGATTAAAGACAAGTTACTTTATTACCCAACTGTCACCCGCGAACCCTATCGCAATAACGGTCGCCTCACTGATCTTATGCGTTGCGGTAAACTGACTCAAGATTTGGGATTGCCGTCACTAAGCCCGGAGCATGACCGTTTTATGATTTGCGGAAGCCCAGCCATGCTAAAGGACACATGCGGCTTACTGAATCAAATGGGCTTTAACGAGGCTCGACATGGTGACCTTGGCCATTATGTTATAGAACGTGCGTTTGTGGAGAAGTAG
- a CDS encoding electron transfer flavoprotein-ubiquinone oxidoreductase: MSERESMEFDVVVVGAGPAGLSAACRLMQMANEQEQELTVCVVEKGSEVGAHILSGAVVESRALDELFPNWKELGAPLNTPVTRDELYLLKDNERATKLPSALIPKTMHNHGNYIVSLGNLTRWLGEQAEQLGVEIFPGFTAAEILLNEDGSVKGIATGDMGVAEDGGEKDSYMPGMELHAKYTLFAEGCRGHLGKQLYQTFQLDKNADAQHYGIGIKELWDIDPAKHEEGLVVHGSGWPLEGGTSGGFFLYHAENNQVVVGLIVDLNYANPYVSPFDEFQRMKHHPVLKQYLAGGKRVSYGARAIAKGGFNALPEMTFPGGLLIGCNAGTLNFAKIKGTHTAMKSGMIAAESVFEAIKGGCTGGKKLDSFDSAFKDSWLYEELYRSRNFGPAMHKFGPYLGGAFNFIDQNLFGGKLPITLRDNHEDYAQMRPASEFSEITYPKPDGVLSFDKLSSVFLSNTNHEEDQPCHLTLKDSSIPLGKNLPLYAEPAQRYCPAGVYEIVETEAGEAKFQINSQNCVHCKTCDIKDPSQNIIWITPEGGGGPNYPNM; encoded by the coding sequence ATGTCAGAACGCGAATCGATGGAATTTGATGTTGTCGTCGTAGGCGCAGGCCCAGCCGGATTATCCGCTGCCTGCCGCTTGATGCAGATGGCAAACGAGCAAGAACAAGAACTGACCGTATGTGTGGTTGAAAAGGGTTCTGAAGTGGGTGCCCATATCCTTTCGGGTGCGGTGGTTGAATCCCGTGCATTGGATGAACTCTTCCCCAACTGGAAAGAGCTTGGCGCCCCTCTCAACACGCCCGTCACCCGTGATGAGCTGTATCTGCTCAAAGATAACGAAAGAGCCACCAAGCTACCGAGCGCGCTGATCCCTAAAACCATGCACAACCATGGTAACTATATTGTCAGCCTCGGTAACTTAACCCGTTGGCTGGGTGAGCAGGCGGAGCAACTCGGTGTCGAGATCTTCCCAGGCTTTACCGCTGCGGAAATCCTTCTCAATGAGGATGGCAGCGTCAAGGGTATCGCTACCGGTGATATGGGTGTCGCTGAGGATGGCGGCGAGAAAGACAGCTATATGCCGGGTATGGAGCTGCATGCCAAATACACCTTGTTTGCGGAAGGTTGCCGTGGCCATCTGGGCAAACAGCTGTATCAGACGTTCCAGCTGGATAAAAACGCCGATGCTCAGCACTACGGTATCGGTATTAAAGAGCTGTGGGATATCGATCCAGCGAAACACGAAGAGGGCTTAGTGGTACATGGGTCGGGTTGGCCACTGGAAGGAGGTACCAGCGGTGGCTTCTTCCTTTACCATGCAGAGAACAATCAAGTGGTGGTGGGTCTGATTGTCGACCTGAACTACGCCAACCCTTACGTCAGTCCGTTTGATGAATTCCAGCGGATGAAGCATCACCCGGTGCTCAAACAATACTTAGCAGGCGGTAAACGTGTCTCTTATGGTGCGCGTGCTATCGCTAAAGGTGGCTTTAATGCACTGCCTGAAATGACCTTCCCAGGCGGTCTTTTGATCGGTTGTAATGCAGGCACGTTGAACTTCGCTAAGATCAAAGGCACCCATACCGCGATGAAGTCTGGCATGATTGCGGCTGAATCGGTGTTTGAAGCGATTAAAGGCGGCTGTACTGGCGGTAAAAAACTTGATAGCTTCGATAGCGCGTTTAAAGACTCTTGGTTATATGAAGAGTTGTATCGCTCCCGTAACTTTGGCCCGGCGATGCACAAGTTTGGCCCGTATCTGGGTGGCGCGTTCAACTTTATCGATCAGAACCTCTTTGGCGGCAAGCTGCCAATCACACTACGTGATAATCATGAAGATTATGCACAGATGCGCCCCGCCAGTGAGTTCAGTGAGATCACCTACCCGAAACCGGACGGTGTTTTGAGCTTTGATAAGCTCAGCTCGGTGTTCCTCTCCAACACCAACCATGAAGAAGATCAACCGTGCCACTTAACGCTAAAAGACAGCAGTATTCCGTTGGGTAAAAACCTGCCACTGTACGCAGAACCGGCACAACGCTACTGCCCTGCAGGCGTTTATGAGATTGTGGAAACTGAAGCGGGAGAGGCGAAGTTCCAGATCAACTCGCAGAACTGCGTCCACTGTAAAACCTGTGATATTAAAGATCCGTCTCAGAATATCATCTGGATTACTCCAGAAGGCGGCGGTGGGCCTAACTACCCGAATATGTGA
- a CDS encoding acyl-CoA dehydrogenase, whose amino-acid sequence MSEYFFPDQDAKFVLQQVVGFSDLCNQLDQNDLNSGLTDAILEEAAKLGHEVLAPLNQIGDRQGAQLGASGVQETAGFSEAYQQFIESGWPSLAGDPEYGGQGLPRALSTAVMEIWQSANMAFSLCPLLTQGAVEAVTEHASDELKAIYLEKMISGEWTATMNLTEPDAGSDLAAIKAKAIPQGDHYRITGQKIFITWGDHQMTDNIVHLVLARLPDAPEGVKGISLFIVPKFLVNSDGSLGELNDAKAVSLEHKLGIHGSPTCVMSYGDQGGAVGYLVGEPHTGLACMFTMMNDARQGVGLQGLAISERAYQHALQYAKDRIQGTQRDGSRVAIIQHPDVRRMLMMMKSGSEAMRTLAYVAASEADRLKVAAPHDKALCQTRLDLYTPIVKGWITELAQELTSLGVQIHGGMGFIEETGAAQFYRDARILPIYEGTTGIQGLDLVGRKGLSDKGAGMLALLDQIRDELVTLQLPDNMQAANELMVQAEQDAREAVVWLLSHKEDASSIGVNLMMLFGYLCGGWLMLRSAAAAHALRADSTQDISFLDAKLVSARFYCEHFVPRVAAHWQTIKAGSEAILALDEAQF is encoded by the coding sequence ATGAGCGAGTATTTTTTCCCCGATCAAGATGCCAAGTTTGTGTTGCAGCAGGTAGTTGGCTTTTCAGATTTGTGTAATCAACTAGACCAAAATGACCTGAACTCAGGGCTGACGGATGCGATTTTGGAAGAAGCTGCCAAGTTGGGTCACGAGGTTTTAGCTCCACTTAATCAGATCGGTGACAGGCAGGGTGCGCAGCTGGGTGCCAGTGGTGTACAAGAAACGGCAGGTTTTAGTGAGGCATACCAGCAGTTTATAGAGAGTGGTTGGCCGTCACTCGCAGGTGATCCTGAATATGGTGGACAAGGATTACCGCGAGCACTATCCACAGCGGTAATGGAAATTTGGCAATCAGCTAATATGGCATTTTCGTTGTGCCCTCTACTCACTCAGGGTGCTGTTGAAGCGGTTACTGAGCATGCCTCAGATGAGCTAAAAGCGATCTATTTAGAAAAAATGATCAGCGGCGAATGGACGGCTACGATGAATTTAACAGAGCCAGATGCAGGCTCTGATCTAGCTGCTATTAAAGCAAAAGCGATTCCGCAAGGTGATCACTACCGGATTACCGGCCAAAAGATCTTCATCACTTGGGGGGATCACCAGATGACGGACAATATTGTCCATCTTGTTTTGGCTCGCTTGCCGGATGCACCTGAGGGCGTCAAGGGTATCTCTCTGTTTATTGTACCTAAATTCTTGGTCAATTCAGACGGCTCATTAGGTGAACTGAATGACGCTAAAGCCGTCTCGCTTGAGCATAAGCTTGGTATTCATGGCAGCCCGACGTGTGTGATGAGCTATGGTGATCAAGGTGGTGCAGTAGGCTATCTCGTTGGTGAACCGCATACTGGCCTAGCTTGTATGTTCACTATGATGAATGACGCAAGGCAAGGTGTTGGTTTGCAGGGGCTGGCTATTTCCGAGCGGGCTTATCAACATGCACTTCAGTATGCAAAAGATCGTATTCAAGGCACACAGCGTGATGGTAGTCGGGTTGCTATTATTCAGCATCCGGATGTTCGCCGTATGCTCATGATGATGAAGTCAGGTAGCGAAGCGATGCGCACGTTAGCCTATGTTGCCGCTTCGGAAGCGGATCGGCTAAAAGTAGCCGCGCCTCACGATAAAGCCCTTTGTCAAACCCGCCTTGATCTCTATACCCCCATTGTAAAAGGTTGGATAACGGAACTTGCTCAAGAGTTAACATCGCTTGGTGTGCAAATTCATGGAGGGATGGGGTTTATTGAAGAAACGGGAGCCGCCCAGTTTTACCGGGATGCACGTATTTTACCTATCTATGAAGGTACAACAGGGATACAAGGTTTAGATTTGGTGGGCCGCAAAGGTTTATCAGATAAAGGGGCTGGGATGTTGGCGTTGTTGGATCAGATTCGCGATGAGCTGGTTACTCTGCAGTTACCTGATAATATGCAAGCTGCCAATGAATTGATGGTTCAAGCAGAGCAAGATGCAAGGGAGGCAGTTGTTTGGTTGTTATCCCACAAGGAAGATGCATCGTCGATAGGTGTTAACCTGATGATGCTATTCGGGTATCTTTGTGGGGGATGGCTTATGTTACGCAGTGCTGCCGCGGCTCATGCTTTACGAGCGGATAGCACTCAAGATATAAGTTTCCTTGATGCCAAGCTGGTTAGCGCACGTTTTTATTGCGAGCATTTTGTACCTCGTGTAGCGGCCCATTGGCAGACTATTAAAGCCGGAAGTGAAGCTATTCTGGCATTGGATGAAGCACAGTTCTGA
- a CDS encoding MFS transporter yields MASSSSTPSWQQPIVLLYIMAAAMPFSMGTWMALINNFSIEYAQFNGADMGILQSLREIPGFLSFAVIFLLLIIKEQTLAVFSLALLGLGTALTGFLPSFYGLCFTTVLMSIGFHYFETVNQSLQLQWLEKGEAPKVMGKLVAIGSVSSLTAYGSVYIALEYFGLSMVWVYFLGGCTTLMLATAAWTLFPHYPEKVEQRKKLFLKKRYWLYYSLVFMSGARRQIFVVFAGFLMVEKFDFSASEITLMFIANMAINIIAAPLIGRLIAHWGERRALTFEYIGLIGVFTSYALVESATWAAALYIIDHLFFAMAIAIKTYFQKIASPEDIAPTAGVSFTINHIAAVVIPAAFGLLWLISPSIVFYAGAGMAGISLLLALLIPNKPIEGSETRLSTTLA; encoded by the coding sequence ATGGCATCGTCTTCATCCACACCTTCTTGGCAACAGCCAATTGTATTGTTGTATATCATGGCCGCTGCTATGCCATTTTCGATGGGTACGTGGATGGCGCTTATCAACAACTTTTCTATTGAATATGCACAGTTCAATGGTGCTGATATGGGGATTTTACAGAGCCTTAGAGAGATTCCTGGCTTTTTATCCTTTGCTGTCATTTTTCTGCTGCTCATTATTAAAGAGCAGACCCTTGCGGTGTTCTCTTTAGCGTTATTGGGGTTAGGCACCGCATTAACCGGTTTTCTACCCAGCTTTTATGGGCTGTGTTTCACCACCGTGCTGATGTCGATAGGTTTTCATTACTTTGAAACGGTCAATCAATCGCTACAATTACAGTGGCTGGAAAAAGGCGAAGCACCCAAGGTCATGGGGAAACTCGTTGCTATTGGATCAGTATCTTCTCTCACAGCCTATGGAAGCGTCTATATCGCATTAGAATACTTTGGGTTATCGATGGTATGGGTTTACTTCCTAGGCGGCTGTACAACGCTCATGCTCGCTACAGCCGCCTGGACCTTATTCCCTCATTACCCAGAAAAAGTGGAACAACGAAAAAAACTCTTTCTAAAAAAACGCTACTGGCTCTATTACTCACTGGTATTTATGAGTGGTGCTCGTCGCCAAATATTTGTTGTCTTTGCAGGCTTTTTGATGGTGGAGAAGTTTGATTTCTCAGCCTCAGAAATCACACTGATGTTTATCGCCAACATGGCGATCAATATTATTGCCGCGCCACTAATCGGGCGATTGATTGCTCACTGGGGCGAACGCCGAGCACTCACCTTTGAGTACATTGGATTAATCGGTGTCTTTACGTCTTACGCCCTAGTTGAAAGTGCCACTTGGGCGGCCGCCCTTTATATTATTGATCATCTGTTTTTTGCCATGGCAATCGCCATTAAAACTTACTTTCAGAAGATAGCCTCACCGGAAGATATCGCGCCAACAGCAGGTGTCTCCTTTACTATCAACCATATTGCGGCTGTAGTGATTCCAGCGGCATTTGGGTTACTCTGGTTAATATCACCTTCTATTGTATTTTATGCAGGTGCAGGTATGGCAGGGATCTCCCTACTCCTAGCGCTACTGATACCTAACAAACCTATAGAAGGCAGTGAAACCCGACTCAGCACCACATTGGCCTAA
- a CDS encoding autotransporter assembly complex protein TamA yields MLTRGALSALIGILIMIGTLRLHAAELTVVIEGVDSQQQQNIRTMLGLESLHKKEITHESRLRYLFSKADADIKKALQPFGYYQPKIESQLQTGDDQWVAKFIIDPGPLLHISKLDLQLLGDALNDQVFSDLLADSPVQVGSPLIHNHYETLKKRIRSLAAERGYYRAEFIEHRVEVDLIAYQASIVLHYDSGPRYSIGEIRFSKSPLSEGFLRRYVPFESGEPINSAQLLSLQGVLVDSDYFQRVEVRPLWEQASGAQVPLEVTLDAHERTKYRGGFGYGTDTGARMTLGMTRRWVNKRGHQFNTLLRASQIRNSLAAEYVIPGFRPQQDRYTVNVNLNDEHSDSVDTRSQYLGASWQKQWGGWQQVASLGFQQETFAVGPNTTQSTFLIPRISLSTVSVKDRLNVDNGYRLTLQASGGSAQLLSDTDFLQLRLGAKAVHSVNTKLRLLGRADLGVTFVDTFDKLPVSQRFYAGGDNSVRGYAYQSLGPKDNQGDDLGGQNLLVGSVEMDYRLTDKWGVAAFMDVGNAFKGAEADLHIGVGIGLRWFSPVGPVRFDLATPYDDDERGVRLHLSIGPDL; encoded by the coding sequence ATGTTAACCCGTGGTGCGCTTAGTGCGTTGATTGGAATATTGATAATGATCGGTACTCTGAGGCTCCACGCGGCTGAGTTGACTGTTGTGATTGAAGGTGTTGATTCACAGCAGCAACAAAACATCCGTACGATGCTCGGTTTGGAGTCCCTTCATAAAAAAGAGATTACCCATGAGAGTCGTCTACGCTATCTTTTCAGTAAAGCGGATGCAGACATAAAAAAAGCGCTACAACCTTTTGGCTATTATCAGCCTAAGATAGAGTCTCAATTGCAAACTGGAGATGACCAGTGGGTGGCCAAGTTCATCATAGATCCTGGGCCTTTACTGCATATCTCAAAGTTGGATTTGCAGCTATTGGGTGATGCCCTCAATGATCAGGTTTTTTCAGATCTACTAGCTGACTCACCCGTTCAGGTTGGAAGTCCTCTTATCCATAATCACTATGAAACGCTGAAAAAGCGCATACGCTCTCTTGCGGCAGAGCGAGGCTACTATCGTGCCGAATTTATTGAGCATCGTGTTGAAGTCGATCTAATAGCTTATCAAGCTTCGATTGTGCTGCACTATGATAGCGGCCCGCGTTACAGTATTGGTGAGATTAGGTTTTCGAAGAGCCCTTTGTCTGAGGGTTTCTTGAGACGTTATGTACCTTTCGAGTCTGGAGAGCCTATTAATAGCGCTCAGCTTTTATCGCTGCAGGGAGTGCTAGTGGACAGTGATTACTTTCAGAGGGTGGAAGTGAGGCCTTTATGGGAGCAAGCCAGTGGCGCGCAAGTCCCCTTGGAAGTAACCCTTGATGCTCATGAAAGAACTAAGTATCGCGGCGGGTTTGGGTATGGGACAGATACAGGAGCCCGAATGACCCTAGGGATGACTCGACGCTGGGTCAATAAACGGGGTCATCAGTTTAATACATTGTTACGAGCTTCGCAGATTCGTAACAGTTTGGCAGCGGAATATGTTATCCCGGGGTTTCGCCCACAACAGGACCGGTATACGGTCAATGTGAACCTGAATGATGAGCATTCGGATAGCGTAGACACTCGTAGCCAATATTTAGGGGCGTCATGGCAAAAGCAATGGGGAGGTTGGCAGCAGGTAGCCTCATTAGGGTTCCAGCAGGAAACTTTTGCGGTGGGGCCCAATACCACGCAAAGTACTTTTTTGATCCCTCGTATTAGTTTATCCACCGTCTCCGTTAAGGACAGGCTCAATGTTGATAATGGGTATCGTCTGACACTGCAAGCATCAGGAGGAAGTGCGCAGCTATTATCAGACACAGACTTTTTGCAATTGCGCTTAGGGGCAAAGGCTGTACATAGTGTTAATACAAAGTTACGCCTGTTGGGGAGAGCGGATTTAGGGGTTACTTTTGTTGATACGTTCGACAAGTTACCCGTTTCACAACGTTTTTATGCAGGCGGTGACAACAGTGTACGCGGGTATGCTTATCAGAGCTTGGGGCCTAAGGATAATCAGGGGGATGATTTAGGCGGCCAGAACCTATTAGTTGGCAGTGTGGAAATGGATTATCGGCTGACGGATAAGTGGGGAGTTGCCGCTTTTATGGATGTAGGTAACGCCTTCAAAGGAGCTGAAGCTGATCTTCATATCGGAGTAGGTATAGGCCTGCGCTGGTTTTCCCCAGTTGGGCCGGTGCGTTTTGATTTAGCTACGCCTTATGATGACGATGAGAGAGGGGTTCGTCTTCATCTAAGTATAGGGCCTGATTTATGA
- the greB gene encoding transcription elongation factor GreB, with amino-acid sequence MKAKLITREGYEALQTELNYLWKEYRPEITRKVTWAASLGDRSENADYQYNKKILREIDRRVRYLRKRLDELQIVEYSPQQDGKVFFGAWVDIVNDDDEEKRFRIVGVDEIYGRSDYISIDSPMARALLKKSVDDEAIVPTPSGDKIWYVNAISYPQTPE; translated from the coding sequence ATGAAAGCAAAATTGATCACCCGCGAGGGCTACGAAGCGCTACAAACCGAGCTTAATTATCTCTGGAAAGAGTACCGCCCAGAAATCACCCGAAAGGTAACATGGGCAGCGAGTTTGGGTGATCGTAGCGAAAATGCCGATTATCAATACAATAAAAAAATCTTACGTGAGATTGATCGTCGTGTGCGCTACCTGCGCAAAAGGTTAGATGAATTACAGATCGTTGAGTATTCACCACAACAAGATGGAAAGGTCTTTTTTGGTGCGTGGGTCGATATTGTTAACGATGACGACGAAGAAAAGCGCTTTCGTATAGTGGGTGTTGATGAAATTTACGGGCGTAGCGATTACATCTCAATCGACTCGCCTATGGCTCGTGCACTGCTTAAGAAAAGTGTTGATGATGAGGCCATTGTTCCCACGCCCAGTGGCGATAAAATCTGGTATGTTAATGCGATCTCTTACCCGCAAACGCCTGAATGA
- a CDS encoding MarC family protein, which yields MDLAAYLNAMIALFVIIDPIGAALIFHSLVPPDDMRHRVKMAIKATLISASLLVLFGSFGEPLLHKLGISIDALRISGGILLFYTAFHMITQDIEYTSTDVRKDIAVFPMSIPMLAGPGSLTLAILLYSKADSGSTTLSITLAILTISAATLLLMILSRYVKRIIGRTGDDVLRRFLGVILAALAIQFVHDGIVNMALIS from the coding sequence ATGGATTTGGCAGCTTATTTAAACGCAATGATTGCGTTGTTTGTCATTATTGACCCGATTGGTGCAGCGCTCATTTTTCACTCACTAGTCCCACCTGATGATATGCGCCATCGAGTTAAAATGGCCATTAAAGCGACGCTGATCTCTGCTTCTTTGCTGGTGCTGTTTGGCAGTTTTGGTGAACCTCTGCTCCACAAACTAGGTATCAGTATAGATGCGCTGCGTATCTCGGGGGGCATTCTGCTTTTTTACACGGCGTTCCATATGATCACTCAAGATATTGAGTACACCAGTACCGATGTTCGTAAAGATATTGCTGTCTTTCCGATGTCGATCCCTATGTTGGCAGGGCCTGGCTCGCTAACCCTTGCAATCCTGTTATATTCAAAAGCGGATAGTGGCAGTACGACACTGTCTATTACGTTAGCCATATTAACCATCAGCGCGGCTACCTTGTTATTGATGATCCTGTCCCGCTATGTGAAGCGCATTATTGGCCGCACAGGCGATGACGTTTTGCGCCGATTCTTAGGTGTTATTTTGGCTGCGCTGGCTATTCAGTTTGTTCATGATGGTATCGTCAATATGGCACTGATCAGCTGA